Proteins encoded by one window of Cannabis sativa cultivar Pink pepper isolate KNU-18-1 chromosome 4, ASM2916894v1, whole genome shotgun sequence:
- the LOC115711926 gene encoding uncharacterized protein LOC115711926 codes for MAEYICLLNQDSIIIKAPKKNTLLLRMLVLVFAMVCGVYICSICVKQINFQTLTSNQSIQVVESPCLDNGIKLLEYPHVHYPNPKTFSRGECEHNPVRFFAILSMQRSGSGWFESLLNSHINVSSNGEIFSRWHRRRNISSIVETMDQVYNLDWQSSASKNQCSAAVGFKWMLNQGLMEHHKEIADYFNRRGVSAIFLFRKNLLRRMVSDLANSYDRYAKLLNGTHKAHVHSAEEAEKLSTYKPVINSTSLINDLVKMELATKAALASFNTTRHIVLYYEDVVKNPAKLNEVQVFLGLPVMELKSHQVKIHKGSLSDHIKNWDDVNRTLSGTTYEHFLYSDY; via the exons ATGGCTGAGTATATATGTTTACTGAACCAG GATTCTATCATTATTAAGGCTCCTAAGAAAAACACCCTCTTGTTGAGGATGTTAGTATTGGTGTTTGCCATGGTTTGTGGAGTTTATATCTGCTCAATATGTGTGAAGCAGATCAATTTTCAAACCCTTACCTCAAATCAAAGCATCCAAGTTGTGGAAAGTCCTTGTCTTGATAATGGAATTAAGCTACTGGAATACCCTCATGTGCATTATCCCAACCCCAAAACCTTTAGCAG GGGTGAGTGTGAGCATAATCCTGTTAGGTTCTTCGCTATCTTGTCCATGCAGAGATCGGGAAGTGGGTGGTTTGAGAGCCTCTTAAATAGTCATATTAATGTAAGTTCTAATGGAGAGATATTTTCTCGTTGGCATAGGAGGCGAAATATTTCTTCCATTGTAGAGACTATGGATCAGGTTTATAATTTGGATTGGCAGAGTAGTGCTTCGAAAAATCAGTGCTCTGCAGCAGTTGGCTTCAAGTGGATGCTTAATCAG GGCTTGATGGAGCATCATAAAGAAATAGCCGATTACTTTAACCGTAGGGGTGTTTCTGCAATATTTCTCTTCCGTAAGAATTTATTACGTCGGATGGTCTCAGATCTTGCCAATTCGTATGATCGATATGCTAAGCTATTGAATGGAACTCACAAGGCTCATGTACATTCGGCCGAGGAG GCTGAAAAACTGTCAACATACAAGCCAGTAATCAATTCTACATCTTTGATCAATGATCTGGTGAAAATGGAGTTAGCAACTAAGGCGGCTTTGGCATCCTTTAACACCACTAGACACATAGTTTTGTACTACGAGGATGTTGTGAAGAACCCTGCT AAACTGAACGAAGTTCAAGTGTTTCTTGGACTACCAGTGATGGAGCTAAAGAGCCATCAGGTGAAAATACACAAAGGATCACTATCAGACCACATCAAGAACTGGGATGATGTCAACAGGACACTTAGTGGAACAACATACGAGCATTTTCTCTACTCTGATTATTAA
- the LOC133037139 gene encoding precursor of CEP5-like: MGKLFSCSVVLILFIVVLSQGIPSIYGRPLINNNNRPHNNNNNNNAIIANNNNATPAAPPSEDGQAVIIGESQPPPPPPPAGHTASNFRPTAPGHSPGVGHAIKN; encoded by the coding sequence ATGGGCAAATTGTTTAGCTGTAGTGTAGTACTAATTCTTTTCATTGTTGTATTGAGTCAAGGAATTCCATCTATATATGGAAGACCTTTGATAAATAACAACAACAGAccccacaacaacaacaacaacaataatgcaATTAttgctaataataataatgcaacTCCGGCTGCGCCGCCTAGTGAAGATGGACAGGCTGTGATCATCGGTGAATCTCAGCCGCCACCGCCACCGCCTCCAGCTGGCCACACCGCCAGCAACTTCAGGCCCACCGCTCCTGGCCATAGCCCCGGTGTCGGTCACGCCATTAAGAACTAG